In Spinacia oleracea cultivar Varoflay chromosome 5, BTI_SOV_V1, whole genome shotgun sequence, a single window of DNA contains:
- the LOC110799677 gene encoding replication protein A 70 kDa DNA-binding subunit C-like, which translates to MTFNCKFRTEGIPKDSRTHITRFTSDFQIRGSIIKLCGSNLMINEQYRICEVNHEDFNEGIIQVQAKKKASLNYYAENITIQARIIRLWTVHAFNNPSETNAIEMVLLDAEGGKIQASIKKSFISKWQNVFLEGQAYNISYFGVGKNAGDYKPTMHPYKINFRMFTQAQAVEVVASTIPMDGFDFKSYEALKDLDNSVLIDCIGYLSRILSTDQFIRDGNPQKMLNIQLEDLQKNFLSCTLWNQYADQLTEYLSNHPNCQVFIAIQYAKIKTFHGVVGISSSLFVTGLHINTDIAEINAFKKSHISQKNENEFLKKSERKHVDEILEMQEVCNCVTLATIDSIELENGWFYLAYPVPRFKLQVRVMDESGSASFVIFDREVVQILGMSALHIRECQIKDGNKDDNDDSVPKDLKELLDRKFLFKVKVTDYNLKQSCPLFTVTKMSDDVDLIKTFQDVEDPNEVMEHEEQLDVTSKSVNHCKDTNTEKNILNNDNENMDDNCEELCITPNHKRSFEELGCTSSEGHITSSEFSTNKTQRKIVVKKEKD; encoded by the exons ATGACATTCAACTGTAAGTTTAGAACTGAAGGCATCCCCAAGGATTCTCGCACTCACATAACAAGATTCACATCCGATTTTCAG ATACGTGGTTCAATCATTAAGCTCTGTGGTTCAAATCTGATGATTAATGAACAG tATCGCATATGTGAG GTAAACCATGAGGACTTCAATGAAGGCATCATTCAAGTCCAAGCAAAGAAGAAAGCAAGCCTAAATTACTATGCTG AAAACATAACGATACAAGCAAGGATTATCCGACTATGGACCGTTCATGCCTTCAATAATCCGAGTGAAACAAATGCTATTGAAATGGTTTTACTAGATGCAGAG GGAGGCAAGATTCAAGCTTCTATTAAAAAGTCTTTTATCTCAAAATGGCAGAATGTTTTCCTCGAAGGACAAGCGTACAATATTTCGTATTTTGGTGTTGGAAAGAATGCTGGAGACTATAAACCCACGATGCATCCATATAAAATTAACTTTAGAATGTTTACTCAAGCTCAAGCCGTAGAAGTGGTTGCATCGACCATTCCTATGGATGGTTTTGATTTTAAGTCTTACGAAGCACTAAAAGATTTAGACAACAGTGTATTAATCG ATTGTATTGGATATCTTTCTAGAATATTATCAACTGATCAATTTATTAGAGATGGTAACCCCCAAAAAATGCTCAATATTCAACTAGAGGATTTGCA GAAAAATTTCTTGAGTTGCACTTTGTGGAATCAATATGCTGATCAATTGACAGAATACTTATCTAATCATCCAAATTGTCAAGTTTTTATTGCCATCCAGTATGCAAAAATCAAGACTTTTCatg GTGTTGTTGGAATATCGAGTTCCCTATTTGTGACTGGACTCCATATAAATACTGATATTGCAGAGATAAATGCTTTTAAAAAGAG TCACATCTCTCAGAAAAATGAAAACGAGTTCCTGAAAAAATCGGAGAGGAAACATGTTGATGAGATTCTTGAAATGCAGGAG GTTTGCAACTGTGTGACATTAGCCACAATAGACTCTATTGAGCTTGAGAATGGTTGGTTCTACCTTGCAT ATCCTGTTCCAAGGTTCAAACTTCAAGTAAGGGTGATGGATGAATCAGGAAGTGCTTCATTTGTTATTTTTGATCGCGAGGTGGTACAAATCTTAGGAATGTCTGCATTACATATAAGAGAATGCCAAAttaag GATGGAAATAAGGATGACAATGACGATTCAGTGCCTAAAGATTTAAAAGAACTGCTGGACcggaagtttttatttaaagttaaagttacagATTATAACCTTAAGCAAAGCTGCCCATTATTCACAGTAACAAAGATGTCTGATGATGTAGATCTCATAAAGACATTCCAAGATGTAGAGGATCCTAATGAG GTTATGGAGCATGAAGAACAACTAGACGTGACTTCAAAATCTGTCAACCATTGCAAGGATACTAACACAGAGaag AATATACTCAACAATGACAATGAGAATATGGATGACAATTGTGAGGAACTTTGTATCACTCCAAACCATAAAAGAAGCTTTGAAGAGTTAGGGTGCACAAGCTCGGAAGGGCATATTACATCATCTGAGTTTTCTACTAATAAAACTCAGCGAAAGATTGTCGTCAAAAAAGAGAAGGACTAA